The Pseudodesulfovibrio sp. S3 genome window below encodes:
- a CDS encoding LysR family transcriptional regulator has product MELYQLRTFVAVAEEGNITRAGKRVHATQPAVSAHIKALEEELGVRLFDRVPRGVELTQAGAELVEDAIKVLTAANMLQARAVTLGGEVAGHVGLGLCSDPAFLKTVSLITRLSEQFPKLNLKLVQSPSGVILSEIRARNLDAGFIFSGNPYRDLEDVKLAEPTYSIMGAAKWENDLALADARALSAYTWIMPTSHCPFRELQLSIFNEYGIVPSRTIGADSEDVIRPLIIEGKALALVREDEVAELLQAGQAAECALVGRYPVELNFVYRKGDEQNPSMAALIEIVRRTWGV; this is encoded by the coding sequence ATGGAACTGTATCAATTGAGAACGTTCGTGGCCGTGGCCGAGGAAGGCAACATTACCCGCGCGGGCAAGCGGGTGCATGCCACCCAGCCTGCGGTGAGCGCGCACATCAAGGCCCTGGAAGAGGAACTGGGCGTGCGTCTGTTCGACCGGGTGCCGCGCGGCGTGGAGTTGACCCAGGCCGGAGCCGAGCTGGTCGAGGACGCCATCAAGGTGTTGACCGCAGCCAATATGCTCCAGGCCCGGGCGGTGACGCTGGGCGGCGAAGTGGCCGGTCATGTGGGGCTGGGCTTGTGTTCCGATCCGGCATTTCTCAAGACCGTCAGTCTGATCACCCGTTTGAGCGAACAGTTCCCCAAGCTCAACCTGAAGCTTGTCCAGTCGCCGTCAGGTGTGATCTTGAGCGAGATCCGGGCCAGGAACCTGGATGCTGGGTTCATTTTCTCGGGCAACCCGTACCGCGACCTCGAAGACGTCAAACTGGCCGAACCGACATATTCCATCATGGGCGCGGCCAAATGGGAAAACGATCTGGCCCTGGCGGATGCCCGGGCTTTGTCCGCCTATACCTGGATCATGCCCACCAGTCATTGCCCGTTCCGGGAGCTGCAACTATCCATCTTCAACGAGTACGGGATAGTGCCGTCCAGAACCATCGGTGCCGACTCCGAAGATGTGATCCGGCCACTGATCATTGAGGGTAAGGCCCTGGCCCTGGTCCGTGAGGACGAGGTGGCCGAGCTTCTTCAGGCGGGACAAGCCGCGGAATGCGCCCTGGTAGGCCGGTATCCCGTGGAACTGAACTTCGTCTACCGCAAGGGCGATGAGCAGAACCCGTCCATGGCCGCGCTCATCGAGATCGTGCGCCGAACCTGGGGGGTATGA
- a CDS encoding LysR family transcriptional regulator → MMELYQLKTFVVVAEEGNLTKAAERIYASQPAVSGHIKALEEELGLPLFVRTPRGMQLTEVGKGLKLKADSVLLAAEDMVNQATSYREELTGTLTIALNTDPEFLRVAELSEAMAMAQPKLRLKFMQGSSGPILKDVRDRRIDAGFSFFDNLYPEVTALKLREIPVRVVAPSTWAARVKDKSLDQLAAMPWIKPDVDCPFMKIIEGVFEDSGILITDYIEADSEDVIRRLVAAGKGVSLLKQSDADAMVAEGTALICETGPVLSLHICFVYPKSRQGDPLIRALTDVVAQTWEDADCA, encoded by the coding sequence ATGATGGAACTGTACCAGCTCAAGACATTTGTCGTGGTGGCCGAAGAGGGCAATCTGACCAAGGCTGCCGAACGCATCTATGCCAGCCAGCCCGCAGTGAGCGGCCACATCAAGGCGCTGGAGGAGGAGTTGGGTCTGCCTCTGTTCGTGCGCACCCCGCGCGGCATGCAGCTGACCGAAGTGGGCAAGGGACTCAAACTCAAGGCGGACTCGGTCCTGTTGGCCGCCGAGGACATGGTCAACCAGGCCACAAGTTACCGGGAAGAGCTGACCGGCACCCTGACCATCGCCCTGAACACTGACCCGGAATTCTTGCGCGTGGCCGAACTCTCGGAGGCCATGGCCATGGCCCAGCCCAAACTCAGGCTCAAGTTCATGCAGGGGTCTTCCGGCCCCATCCTCAAGGATGTGCGCGATCGCAGGATCGATGCTGGTTTTTCCTTTTTCGACAATCTGTATCCGGAGGTGACCGCATTAAAGCTCAGGGAAATCCCGGTCCGAGTGGTGGCCCCGTCAACCTGGGCGGCCAGGGTCAAGGACAAGTCCCTTGATCAGCTCGCGGCCATGCCCTGGATCAAGCCTGACGTGGATTGCCCGTTCATGAAGATCATCGAGGGTGTGTTCGAGGACTCGGGAATTCTGATAACCGACTACATCGAAGCGGATTCCGAGGACGTCATCCGCAGGCTCGTGGCCGCCGGAAAGGGAGTATCCCTGCTCAAGCAGTCCGATGCCGACGCCATGGTCGCTGAAGGCACCGCCCTGATCTGCGAAACCGGTCCTGTCCTGTCGCTTCATATCTGCTTTGTCTACCCGAAGAGTCGGCAGGGTGACCCGCTGATCCGCGCCCTGACCGACGTGGTGGCCCAGACTTGGGAAGATGCGGACTGCGCCTGA
- a CDS encoding enoyl-ACP reductase yields MLLKDKKALIFGVVNDRSIAYGIAKQFREHGARLAFSYAADPIEHRLAPICEELGGEFMFKCDVTSDDEIEAGAQLVKDKWGDVDVLVHSIAYANREDLKGRFIDTSREGYKVALDVSSFSLVALCRAFEKLFKPGSSVLTLSYYGAGKVVANYNAMGVAKAALEACVRYLSVDLGEAGVRINAISAGPVKTMAASGISGFKSILGRIEEKAPLHRNITIDDVGKSALYLASDLSSGTTGDIVFVDSGYNIMGV; encoded by the coding sequence ATGCTTTTGAAAGACAAGAAGGCTCTCATCTTCGGTGTGGTCAACGACCGCTCCATCGCCTATGGCATTGCCAAACAATTCAGGGAGCATGGCGCTCGGCTGGCCTTCAGCTATGCAGCCGATCCCATCGAGCACAGGCTTGCCCCCATCTGTGAAGAGCTGGGCGGCGAATTCATGTTCAAATGCGACGTCACCTCTGACGACGAGATCGAGGCAGGGGCACAGTTGGTCAAGGACAAGTGGGGCGACGTGGACGTGTTGGTCCACTCCATAGCCTACGCCAACCGTGAGGACCTCAAGGGGCGGTTCATCGACACCAGCCGCGAGGGGTACAAGGTGGCCCTGGACGTGTCCTCATTTTCCCTGGTGGCCCTGTGCCGGGCCTTTGAGAAGCTGTTCAAGCCCGGCAGTTCGGTCCTGACCTTGAGCTACTACGGCGCAGGTAAGGTGGTGGCCAACTACAACGCCATGGGTGTTGCCAAGGCCGCCCTGGAAGCCTGCGTGCGTTACCTGTCCGTTGATCTGGGCGAGGCCGGGGTGCGCATCAATGCCATTTCGGCCGGACCGGTCAAGACCATGGCCGCTTCGGGCATCTCCGGGTTCAAGTCCATCCTCGGCCGCATCGAGGAAAAGGCCCCCCTGCACAGGAACATCACCATCGACGACGTGGGCAAAAGCGCCCTGTACCTGGCTTCGGACCTTTCCTCCGGCACCACCGGGGATATCGTGTTTGTGGATTCCGGCTACAACATCATGGGCGTGTAA
- a CDS encoding LysR family transcriptional regulator gives MELYQLNIFVVVAEEGHLTRASVRLHTSQPSVSAHIKSLEEELETKLFIRTPKGMRLTEAGERLKVKAENVLKAARDLRIEARNMGDELVGDLSLGLNTDAEYLRIVPLLTTLAEKHPKITLQIQQRASTSVQETVRDGVLDCGFIFGEPRHPEIKTVPLENTHFYVAVPDIWKDRMKGGLEALADLPWITDPSDNPVQKLVEQFFKSRNIKPITQLKVDGDEVIRVLVAAGKGISFLRKNEVETANRIGQAVHTMFFEELSIQANFVYLRRHDQDPVMRAVIDQVKQVWGLE, from the coding sequence ATGGAACTCTACCAACTCAACATATTCGTGGTCGTGGCCGAGGAGGGACACCTGACCCGCGCATCGGTCCGGCTGCACACCAGCCAGCCCTCTGTGAGCGCGCACATCAAGTCGCTGGAAGAGGAGCTTGAAACCAAGTTGTTCATCCGCACGCCCAAGGGAATGCGGCTGACCGAGGCGGGAGAGCGACTCAAGGTCAAGGCGGAAAACGTGCTCAAGGCCGCCAGAGACCTCAGGATCGAGGCACGGAACATGGGCGACGAGCTGGTGGGAGACCTCTCTCTCGGACTGAACACGGACGCGGAGTACCTGCGAATAGTACCGCTGCTCACCACCCTGGCCGAAAAACATCCCAAGATCACCCTACAGATTCAGCAACGGGCCTCCACTTCAGTGCAGGAGACCGTCAGGGACGGTGTGTTGGACTGCGGTTTCATTTTTGGTGAGCCGAGACACCCGGAGATCAAGACCGTTCCTCTGGAGAACACTCATTTTTATGTGGCCGTGCCGGATATCTGGAAAGACCGCATGAAGGGAGGCCTGGAGGCCCTGGCTGATCTGCCCTGGATCACGGACCCCTCGGACAACCCGGTACAAAAACTCGTGGAACAGTTTTTCAAGTCGCGCAATATCAAGCCGATTACCCAGCTCAAGGTGGATGGAGACGAGGTCATTCGGGTACTTGTGGCGGCGGGCAAGGGCATCTCCTTTCTCCGAAAAAACGAAGTGGAGACGGCCAACCGTATCGGTCAGGCAGTGCACACCATGTTCTTTGAGGAATTGTCCATCCAGGCAAACTTCGTCTATCTCAGGCGGCACGATCAGGACCCGGTCATGCGGGCGGTCATTGACCAGGTGAAACAGGTCTGGGGGCTGGAATAG
- a CDS encoding permease-like cell division protein FtsX, which translates to MTGQFFRLTLRGVADLRLHPFAQLLTLIAVGMVTLLTGLILVGLHNVNLELLKSRGQVEFQIYWKTDIDAAVVVKDWDVIRALEHLTAFKTFTPENALTELATTLGETGDFSWLADNNPLPYSGLASFAVPPEAQNEGWAVKLLTELKSLPGVDKVNYAPFQADLAQGWRTLSQMVIWPILGFLGLIVSLVVHNTIKLSLLTRMDEVEILSLVGASPSYVRWPMLTGGFFQGILGSGLGIGLLALTHSMVAEALNFPPFLIEIQFLPLNQLAILAGTVTLVSVISSWVAIK; encoded by the coding sequence ATGACCGGGCAATTCTTCCGACTCACCCTGCGCGGCGTGGCGGACCTGCGCCTGCACCCCTTTGCCCAACTGCTCACCCTCATCGCCGTGGGCATGGTCACCCTGCTCACCGGGCTGATTCTGGTGGGGCTGCACAACGTCAACCTCGAACTGCTCAAATCCCGCGGCCAGGTCGAATTCCAGATCTATTGGAAAACCGACATCGATGCGGCCGTGGTGGTCAAGGACTGGGATGTCATCCGCGCATTGGAACACCTGACCGCGTTCAAGACCTTCACCCCGGAAAACGCCCTGACCGAACTGGCCACCACCCTGGGCGAAACTGGTGACTTCTCCTGGCTGGCCGACAACAACCCGCTGCCCTATTCCGGCCTGGCCTCCTTTGCAGTGCCCCCGGAAGCCCAAAACGAGGGATGGGCCGTGAAACTGCTCACGGAACTCAAGTCCCTGCCCGGCGTGGACAAGGTCAACTATGCCCCGTTCCAGGCCGACCTGGCCCAAGGATGGCGAACCCTGTCCCAGATGGTCATCTGGCCCATCCTCGGCTTCCTGGGACTCATCGTCTCCCTGGTGGTGCACAATACCATCAAACTTTCCCTGCTCACCCGCATGGACGAAGTGGAAATTCTCTCCCTGGTCGGTGCCAGCCCCAGCTATGTCCGCTGGCCCATGCTTACCGGCGGATTCTTCCAGGGCATCCTCGGCTCGGGACTCGGCATAGGCCTGCTCGCACTCACCCACTCCATGGTGGCCGAAGCACTCAATTTCCCGCCATTCCTCATCGAAATCCAATTTCTGCCGCTGAACCAACTGGCCATCCTGGCCGGAACCGTGACCCTCGTCTCGGTCATCTCCAGCTGGGTCGCCATCAAGTAG
- a CDS encoding glycosyltransferase yields the protein MRIVFYCQHVLGVGHMFRSLEIVKGLENHEVILVTGGAEVDFDPPANMTQIQLPGLMMDSKFTRFIPLEEGADVDEVLVRRLKLFKQIMAEQQPDIFMVELFPFGRKKFRFELLPILKNVRIGEYGKCRSVSSVRDILVEKDDMKRQVERVHGYLNPNFDHVLVHSDPNLVRLDETFPGVDGIVPEVHYTGYVARKPDPLETAILADELALGEIPLVVASVGGGHIGRDLLRGVMAASPRLFESHPHRLVMFTGPYVEEAELESLQGQAEAYEHITVKRFSKRFLAYLELARLSVSLGGYNTTMNLLATNTFGLMYPFLQNREQNMRARRIEEKGGLKVITEDDLGPDRLTPLMAEGLDRKAASLGLDLDGGPNSARILEAIYAAM from the coding sequence ATGCGTATTGTTTTCTATTGTCAGCACGTGCTGGGCGTGGGGCACATGTTTCGTTCCCTGGAGATCGTCAAGGGGCTTGAAAACCACGAAGTGATACTGGTCACGGGCGGGGCCGAAGTGGATTTTGATCCACCCGCCAACATGACCCAGATCCAGTTGCCCGGCCTGATGATGGATTCCAAGTTCACCCGTTTCATCCCCCTTGAGGAAGGTGCGGACGTGGACGAGGTGCTGGTGCGCCGCCTCAAACTGTTCAAGCAGATCATGGCCGAACAGCAGCCCGACATATTCATGGTCGAACTCTTTCCCTTTGGGCGCAAGAAATTCCGTTTCGAGCTGTTGCCCATCCTGAAGAATGTGCGCATTGGCGAGTACGGCAAATGCCGATCCGTAAGCTCGGTTCGTGACATCCTGGTGGAAAAGGACGACATGAAGCGTCAGGTGGAGCGGGTACACGGCTATCTGAATCCAAATTTCGATCATGTGCTGGTCCATTCGGACCCCAACCTGGTCCGGCTGGACGAGACCTTTCCCGGTGTGGACGGCATCGTGCCCGAGGTGCATTACACCGGCTATGTGGCGCGCAAGCCGGACCCCCTTGAGACCGCTATCCTGGCCGATGAACTGGCTTTGGGCGAAATCCCCCTGGTGGTCGCTTCGGTGGGGGGCGGTCACATCGGGCGCGATCTGTTGCGCGGGGTCATGGCTGCCTCGCCCAGGCTGTTCGAATCCCATCCGCATCGGCTGGTGATGTTCACCGGTCCCTACGTGGAGGAAGCGGAGTTGGAGTCCTTGCAAGGGCAGGCCGAAGCCTACGAACACATAACGGTGAAGCGGTTTAGCAAACGTTTCCTGGCCTATCTCGAACTGGCCCGGTTGTCCGTGTCCCTCGGCGGCTACAATACGACCATGAACCTGCTGGCCACCAACACCTTCGGTCTGATGTACCCCTTCCTGCAGAATCGGGAGCAGAACATGCGCGCCCGACGCATCGAGGAAAAAGGCGGTCTCAAGGTCATCACCGAAGACGATTTGGGACCGGATCGGCTGACGCCGCTCATGGCCGAGGGGCTTGACCGCAAAGCCGCTTCCCTTGGTCTGGACCTGGACGGCGGCCCGAACTCCGCACGTATTCTGGAAGCGATATACGCGGCCATGTAG
- a CDS encoding aminotransferase class IV, which translates to MIHYRNNGYTLEGISLDPSAPAFRYGAGFFETLYYNGRDVCHLDMHLDRILHSLRSYDIPYTTVDFEEVIHQILNRNGLEKQTARVNIFYPIETEAASPVITAAPHDPKPYKAYRLCVCKDRHVSTLNGQKTTNYMFFHLAMRRAKSRGFDDAALFDLEDNLLEAATGALVLQKEGQFVCVDSPYRLPSTALALAREVLDILPVRLPMEELTSFRHAYILNSVIGMRPVVSIGETAFVPNDDPCKEVMQLVLGDVES; encoded by the coding sequence ATGATCCATTACCGCAACAACGGCTACACCCTGGAAGGGATCAGCCTGGACCCGTCGGCTCCGGCCTTTCGCTACGGTGCCGGCTTTTTCGAGACCCTTTATTACAACGGTCGCGACGTCTGCCACCTCGACATGCACCTCGACCGCATCCTCCACTCGCTGCGGTCCTATGACATTCCCTATACCACCGTGGATTTCGAAGAGGTCATCCACCAGATACTCAACCGCAACGGCCTTGAAAAACAGACCGCACGCGTGAACATCTTCTATCCCATCGAGACCGAAGCGGCTTCGCCCGTCATCACGGCCGCACCCCATGACCCCAAGCCGTACAAGGCCTATCGGCTCTGCGTATGCAAGGACCGCCATGTCTCCACCCTCAACGGCCAAAAAACCACCAACTACATGTTCTTCCACCTGGCAATGCGCCGGGCCAAATCACGCGGATTCGACGATGCAGCCCTGTTCGACCTGGAAGACAATCTCCTGGAGGCCGCCACAGGCGCCCTTGTCCTCCAGAAGGAAGGCCAATTCGTATGCGTGGATTCCCCCTACCGGCTGCCCTCCACTGCACTGGCCCTGGCCAGAGAGGTCCTGGACATCCTGCCCGTACGGTTGCCTATGGAGGAACTCACCTCATTCCGGCATGCCTATATCCTGAACTCCGTCATCGGGATGCGTCCGGTTGTCTCCATCGGCGAAACCGCCTTTGTGCCCAACGACGATCCCTGCAAAGAGGTCATGCAACTCGTCCTCGGGGATGTAGAATCCTGA
- a CDS encoding rubrerythrin family protein, whose product MSKTTENLKTAFAGESQANRKYLAFAEKAESEGKPGVAKLFRAAAAAETIHAHAHLRLLKGIGTTEENLKEAIEGETYEFKSMYPEMMEDAKAEGENAILRYFGFANEAEKIHAQLYTAALEAGIDTFADAEFYICSVCGHTQDGEPTEKCPICGAAPKAYKKVD is encoded by the coding sequence ATGAGCAAGACCACGGAAAATCTGAAAACGGCGTTTGCCGGTGAATCTCAGGCCAACCGCAAATATCTGGCCTTTGCCGAAAAGGCTGAAAGCGAAGGCAAGCCCGGCGTGGCCAAACTATTCCGCGCTGCCGCAGCCGCCGAAACCATCCATGCACACGCGCACCTGCGCCTTCTGAAGGGCATCGGCACCACTGAGGAAAATCTCAAGGAAGCCATCGAGGGCGAGACCTACGAGTTCAAGTCCATGTACCCGGAGATGATGGAAGACGCCAAAGCCGAAGGCGAAAACGCCATCCTGCGCTATTTCGGGTTTGCCAACGAAGCTGAAAAAATCCATGCCCAGCTCTACACCGCTGCCCTTGAGGCCGGAATCGACACCTTTGCCGATGCCGAATTCTACATCTGCTCGGTCTGCGGCCACACCCAGGACGGCGAGCCCACGGAAAAATGTCCCATTTGCGGCGCAGCACCCAAGGCCTACAAAAAAGTCGACTAA
- a CDS encoding diguanylate cyclase, which yields MSKLRKRMTILVVQQKDQERELVVKLLDEGNVHVRAAASTHEAIKIIDDFKPEILVTDLSTSQVDGIRLIEAAHDASEQARVVVAFDTYAPKDLVRAVELGVDAFVRLPADGIKLRDAVMRCARKIVTTRRMAQMDYSLQQLLDFFPGPAVLVDDMEVNYMNRPLAAFLGFESFAKMTERDVGLEDYIVKLNDEPYNGHPNEWIDSMVNDPLDRDHVLHIENPRHPKSRAHVFGVTFNQFPGSNLRLFSFQDVSALEDEKAVLEDEAATDPLTGALNRRSFLRLLDTLVASEESFGLIMFDIDHFKVINDTFGHDAGDTVLCEMTQLVGENIRGKDTLARWGGEEFMVLSPGQDSGRVRRMAERLRQGVAGFSFSGLSRPVTASFGVVHASGTDREELIRQVDQALYKAKETGRNKVVLSD from the coding sequence GTGTCGAAACTCCGCAAGCGAATGACCATTCTGGTGGTTCAGCAGAAGGACCAGGAGCGTGAGCTCGTGGTCAAACTCTTGGACGAGGGGAATGTGCATGTCCGGGCAGCAGCGAGTACCCATGAGGCCATCAAGATAATTGATGACTTCAAGCCTGAAATCCTGGTCACCGATCTTTCGACCAGTCAGGTGGACGGGATCAGGCTTATTGAAGCGGCCCATGACGCTTCGGAGCAGGCTCGGGTGGTGGTGGCCTTCGATACCTATGCCCCCAAGGATCTGGTTCGGGCGGTCGAGCTGGGCGTTGACGCCTTTGTACGGTTGCCGGCGGACGGTATCAAGCTCCGGGATGCGGTCATGCGCTGTGCCCGGAAGATCGTCACGACCCGGCGCATGGCCCAGATGGACTACTCCCTGCAACAACTCCTCGACTTCTTTCCTGGTCCGGCCGTGCTGGTGGATGACATGGAAGTGAATTACATGAACCGGCCCCTGGCCGCGTTCCTCGGATTCGAGAGTTTTGCAAAGATGACAGAACGGGATGTGGGTCTGGAGGATTACATCGTCAAGCTCAACGACGAGCCCTACAACGGCCATCCCAACGAGTGGATCGACTCCATGGTCAACGATCCTTTGGACCGCGACCATGTGCTGCATATCGAAAATCCCCGGCATCCCAAGTCCAGGGCCCATGTCTTCGGCGTGACCTTCAACCAGTTTCCCGGATCAAACCTGCGGCTCTTCTCATTCCAGGATGTGAGCGCCCTGGAGGATGAAAAGGCTGTTCTCGAGGACGAGGCCGCCACCGATCCTTTGACCGGAGCCTTGAACCGGCGCAGTTTTCTGCGTCTGCTCGACACCTTGGTTGCCTCTGAAGAATCCTTCGGACTGATCATGTTCGACATCGACCATTTCAAGGTCATCAACGACACCTTTGGTCACGACGCGGGTGACACCGTGTTGTGTGAAATGACGCAGTTGGTTGGAGAAAACATCCGGGGCAAGGACACCCTGGCCCGATGGGGCGGGGAGGAATTCATGGTCCTGTCGCCGGGGCAGGACTCAGGCCGGGTGAGGCGGATGGCCGAGCGGCTGCGGCAAGGCGTGGCCGGGTTCTCTTTCAGCGGGCTTTCACGGCCTGTGACGGCCAGTTTCGGCGTGGTTCATGCCTCAGGGACCGACAGGGAAGAGCTGATCAGGCAGGTAGATCAGGCCCTATACAAGGCCAAGGAAACCGGTCGGAACAAGGTGGTCCTTTCAGACTAG
- the ftsE gene encoding cell division ATP-binding protein FtsE: MVNVERLSYNFGAYWALKDISFKLGKGEFLFLTGHSGAGKTTLLRLLYGALPVERGRASVAGFQLNNLKKRDIPKLRRKVGVVFQDFKILPDRTVFDNVAMALEVRGMPRTHLERRVRAIVRALGLETKSYSLCERLSGGEQQRVAIARSMVANPELILADEPTGNLDVDLTMHLMEIFKQFHTYGTSVIMATHSPEVLECVPSARILHLQDGRIVENGMTAPEEFPEDEPELDGVGL, from the coding sequence ATGGTCAACGTGGAACGCCTCTCCTACAACTTTGGAGCCTACTGGGCGCTCAAGGACATTTCCTTCAAGCTGGGCAAGGGTGAATTCCTGTTCCTGACAGGCCATTCGGGCGCAGGCAAGACCACCTTGCTCCGCCTCCTCTACGGCGCACTGCCGGTCGAACGCGGACGGGCCTCCGTGGCCGGATTTCAGCTCAACAACTTGAAAAAACGGGATATTCCCAAACTCCGCCGCAAGGTCGGTGTGGTTTTTCAGGACTTCAAGATCCTGCCGGACCGCACTGTCTTCGATAACGTGGCCATGGCGCTCGAGGTGCGCGGCATGCCACGGACCCACCTGGAACGGCGGGTGCGGGCCATTGTCCGGGCCTTGGGACTCGAAACCAAAAGCTATTCCCTGTGCGAACGACTGTCCGGCGGTGAACAGCAGCGCGTGGCCATAGCACGGTCCATGGTCGCCAACCCGGAACTGATCCTCGCCGACGAACCCACCGGCAACCTGGATGTGGACCTGACCATGCACCTCATGGAAATCTTCAAGCAGTTCCATACCTACGGCACCTCGGTCATCATGGCCACCCACAGCCCCGAGGTGCTCGAATGCGTACCCAGCGCGCGCATACTCCATCTTCAGGACGGCCGCATCGTCGAAAACGGCATGACCGCCCCGGAGGAGTTTCCTGAAGACGAGCCCGAACTCGACGGGGTTGGATTATGA
- a CDS encoding histidine phosphatase family protein — protein MTTYYCMRHGLTDWNRESRIQGALDIPLCNEGRDMARKWAETLDQGGLECILTSSLGRARETASIINERLGLPVFEDPRLGEQDWGEWAGLTKAELKEIRKQVRRQEFRGFDFQPKGGESRNEVLMRTCDALIEFSLEHPESSVLVVTHNGVLKCLTYALSGLDFQPGDPVPFLPYRLHRIDCLDNELALGELNMEL, from the coding sequence ATGACCACGTATTATTGCATGCGCCACGGACTGACAGACTGGAACCGTGAATCCCGGATTCAGGGCGCGCTAGACATCCCCCTGTGCAACGAAGGGCGTGACATGGCCCGCAAATGGGCCGAGACTCTGGACCAGGGAGGGCTGGAATGCATCCTTACAAGCTCCCTTGGCAGGGCCAGGGAAACCGCGTCCATCATCAACGAGCGGCTGGGGCTGCCCGTGTTTGAAGACCCCCGCCTGGGAGAGCAGGACTGGGGCGAATGGGCCGGGTTGACCAAGGCGGAGTTGAAAGAGATACGCAAGCAGGTGCGCCGGCAGGAATTCAGGGGTTTCGACTTTCAGCCCAAGGGCGGGGAGAGCCGAAACGAGGTGCTTATGCGTACGTGTGATGCGCTTATTGAATTTTCCCTGGAGCACCCGGAATCGTCAGTGCTGGTGGTCACCCACAACGGGGTGCTCAAGTGTTTGACATACGCCTTGAGCGGCCTGGATTTTCAACCGGGCGACCCGGTGCCTTTCCTTCCCTACCGATTGCATCGTATTGATTGTCTGGACAATGAACTCGCCCTGGGCGAACTGAATATGGAGCTGTAA
- a CDS encoding chorismate-binding protein, which produces MHSIILRSISRIQVDRFAGDLARTDGCDMLLSADGYPAQTASVIGVRPVDELVFTNTTAPETVKTFCFGSPGPALGFVSYEYGMGLRNVSSSKSHDFPLGHLKKYAAVITYQDNRAEIVSPDTHLAEALADRLSRTPNAHSAHAVIGLPGTAPELSLDQTAYEAGVGETLERILSGHTYQLNLSTRFSWHCPDLDALGLFLSLKQRHPAPFYAWITSGPKRVLSTSPERFLRVQEGRVLSQPIKGTCRLGKDRLMAEERLTGSAKESAELSMIVDLVRNDISANCEYGSVRVEHHKSVFAVDGLLQMYSDVCGVLRSDRDCLDLFFDAFPGGSITGCPKKRSMEIIEELEPHTRGVYCGSVVCIRDERNMDSSIAIRTAVHDTDTGVLESYAGSGIVVDSNPAREYQETLAKAAKFLALGES; this is translated from the coding sequence ATGCACTCGATTATCTTGCGCTCGATTAGCCGAATCCAGGTTGACCGCTTTGCCGGTGATCTGGCCCGTACCGACGGGTGCGACATGCTCCTGTCCGCTGACGGCTATCCGGCACAAACCGCATCCGTGATCGGGGTACGCCCGGTGGACGAGTTGGTGTTCACGAATACGACCGCGCCCGAGACCGTCAAAACGTTCTGCTTCGGCTCGCCGGGTCCGGCCCTGGGATTCGTCAGCTACGAATACGGCATGGGCCTGCGCAACGTCTCCTCCTCCAAATCCCATGATTTCCCGCTGGGCCATCTCAAAAAATACGCGGCTGTCATCACGTACCAGGACAACCGGGCCGAGATCGTTTCACCTGACACGCATCTGGCCGAGGCCCTGGCCGACCGTTTGAGCCGAACACCGAATGCACACAGCGCCCACGCCGTGATCGGTCTCCCGGGGACCGCCCCGGAATTATCCCTTGACCAAACAGCGTATGAGGCGGGTGTTGGCGAGACACTGGAACGCATTCTGTCGGGCCACACCTACCAGCTCAACCTGTCCACCCGTTTTTCCTGGCACTGTCCCGATCTCGACGCCCTGGGCCTGTTCCTGAGCCTGAAGCAGCGGCATCCCGCGCCGTTCTATGCCTGGATCACCAGCGGTCCCAAACGGGTGCTGTCCACCTCGCCGGAACGGTTCCTGCGAGTGCAGGAGGGCCGGGTGCTGTCCCAGCCCATCAAGGGAACCTGCCGCCTCGGCAAAGACCGGCTCATGGCCGAAGAACGTCTGACCGGCTCGGCCAAGGAGTCGGCGGAACTGTCCATGATCGTGGACCTGGTCCGCAACGACATCTCGGCCAACTGCGAATACGGCTCTGTACGGGTGGAACACCACAAATCAGTCTTTGCGGTGGACGGACTGCTCCAGATGTATTCCGACGTCTGCGGCGTTCTGCGCAGCGACCGGGACTGCCTGGACCTCTTTTTCGACGCCTTTCCCGGCGGTTCCATCACGGGCTGTCCCAAGAAACGGTCCATGGAGATCATCGAGGAGCTGGAGCCGCACACCAGGGGCGTGTACTGCGGATCAGTCGTGTGCATCCGGGACGAGCGGAACATGGATTCCTCCATTGCCATCCGCACGGCCGTCCACGACACGGACACCGGGGTTCTGGAATCCTACGCCGGAAGCGGCATCGTAGTGGACTCGAATCCCGCAAGAGAGTATCAGGAAACCCTGGCCAAAGCCGCAAAATTTCTTGCCCTGGGAGAATCATGA